A region of Nitrosomonas stercoris DNA encodes the following proteins:
- a CDS encoding UTP--glucose-1-phosphate uridylyltransferase, producing MKEVKKAVFPIAGLGTRFLPATKAAPKEMLPVVDKPLIQYAVEEAYSAGIRHMIFVTGRTKRSVEDHFDTAYELENELELAGKNMLLDVARSITPGDMTCTYVRQSRAMGLGHAVLCAKELVGQEPFAVLLADDLMIGEPSIIAQMVKQFAEKQASILAVQDVPREHTMRYGIVSGQNVAPNLVDVSGIIEKPMPDVAPTTLGVAGRYVLTPGIFSELENMPSGVGGEIQLTDGIARLMQREKVFAYRYAGVRYDCGSKLGFLQATVDLGERHAKIGNEFSTWLRQRDAH from the coding sequence ATGAAGGAAGTAAAAAAAGCTGTATTTCCAATTGCGGGGTTGGGTACCCGTTTCTTGCCTGCAACTAAAGCTGCTCCCAAGGAGATGTTGCCGGTTGTGGATAAACCATTGATTCAATACGCGGTTGAAGAGGCATATTCTGCTGGCATACGACATATGATCTTTGTGACTGGTCGCACCAAGCGCAGTGTGGAGGATCATTTTGATACCGCTTACGAACTGGAGAACGAACTGGAGTTAGCGGGAAAAAATATGTTGCTGGATGTTGCCCGTAGCATTACTCCTGGTGATATGACTTGTACTTATGTTCGCCAATCGCGCGCGATGGGTTTGGGGCATGCGGTGTTATGCGCAAAAGAATTAGTGGGGCAAGAACCTTTCGCAGTATTGCTTGCAGATGATTTAATGATTGGAGAACCTTCTATCATTGCTCAAATGGTGAAACAGTTTGCCGAAAAACAGGCAAGTATTCTGGCAGTGCAGGATGTACCACGTGAACATACCATGCGTTACGGCATAGTGAGTGGACAAAATGTTGCTCCGAATCTGGTAGATGTGAGTGGAATTATTGAAAAACCCATGCCTGATGTTGCACCAACAACATTGGGGGTTGCAGGTCGCTATGTTTTGACGCCAGGTATTTTCAGTGAGTTGGAAAACATGCCCAGTGGGGTGGGAGGAGAAATTCAGCTGACAGATGGTATTGCTCGATTGATGCAACGTGAAAAAGTATTTGCTTACCGATATGCGGGGGTGCGTTATGATTGCGGCAGTAAATTAGGTTTTTTACAGGCTACGGTTGATCTGGGCGAGCGCCATGCAAAAATAGGGAATGAATTTTCAACATGGCTGCGTCAGCGTGACGCGCATTAA